Proteins from a genomic interval of Calorimonas adulescens:
- the steA gene encoding putative cytokinetic ring protein SteA translates to MGVIAVIKGNAKVDRRTKNLVKRLKAGDIAVIYHRDLDEVSAEALVKARVKAVINADRSISGRYPNEGPKILVENGIKLFDGVGEEVFCKIKDGDQLVIDEEEIICNDVPIGKGTILDMEKIENLMEESYKNLDRELDRFIENTLEYAKKEKEFFIKKVKFPKPVINLSKRHVLVVVRGKDFKEDLNALHAYIDEMRPVLIGVDGGGDALLENGYIPDIIVGDMDSVSDKCLKSCKQIIVHAYPDGRAPGLQRVRELGLEADVVPMPGTSEDIALLMAYEMGADLIVALGTHSNMIDFLEKGRKGMASTFLVRLKVGSKLVDAKGVNKLYRSGVKTSYILGIALSALLPITVIFLMSPPMQQFLNIIRLRLKLILGI, encoded by the coding sequence ATGGGTGTGATCGCTGTGATAAAAGGGAATGCAAAAGTAGATAGAAGGACTAAAAACCTGGTCAAAAGGTTGAAAGCCGGTGATATTGCTGTAATCTATCACCGCGATTTGGATGAGGTTTCGGCAGAGGCCTTGGTAAAGGCAAGGGTAAAGGCTGTCATTAATGCAGATAGGTCTATCAGTGGTAGATATCCTAATGAAGGCCCTAAAATTTTAGTAGAAAATGGGATTAAGCTCTTTGATGGTGTTGGAGAGGAAGTTTTTTGCAAAATTAAAGACGGAGATCAGTTAGTTATAGATGAAGAAGAAATCATTTGCAATGATGTACCTATAGGTAAAGGTACAATTCTCGATATGGAAAAAATTGAGAATTTAATGGAAGAATCATACAAAAATCTTGACCGGGAGCTGGACAGGTTCATTGAAAATACCCTGGAATATGCAAAAAAGGAAAAGGAGTTTTTTATAAAGAAGGTTAAATTTCCAAAACCTGTAATAAATCTATCTAAGAGGCATGTACTTGTAGTGGTTAGAGGTAAAGATTTCAAAGAGGATCTCAATGCTTTGCATGCCTATATAGATGAGATGAGACCGGTACTGATTGGTGTAGATGGCGGAGGAGATGCCCTCTTAGAGAATGGGTATATTCCCGACATAATTGTTGGTGACATGGACAGTGTTTCAGACAAGTGCCTAAAAAGCTGTAAACAGATAATTGTACATGCCTATCCTGACGGGAGGGCGCCAGGGCTTCAGAGGGTCAGGGAACTTGGGCTTGAGGCAGATGTAGTGCCAATGCCTGGTACCAGTGAAGATATTGCATTGCTGATGGCATATGAGATGGGTGCGGACCTGATTGTGGCTCTTGGCACACACTCGAATATGATAGATTTTCTCGAAAAGGGTCGTAAGGGTATGGCAAGCACTTTTCTGGTAAGACTAAAGGTTGGGTCCAAACTGGTGGATGCCAAAGGCGTTAACAAGCTGTACAGGTCAGGGGTTAAAACAAGTTATATACTGGGGATAGCCTTATCAGCACTTCTGCCTATAACTGTAATATTTTTAATGTCTCCACCCATGCAGCAATTTTTGAATATTATAAGACTCCGATTAAAACTAATTTTAGGTATATGA
- the spo0A gene encoding sporulation transcription factor Spo0A, whose translation MDKKYRIAIVDDNKEFCTILKSYLEKEEDLEIVGTANDGNQGLKIIQEMQPDLVILDIIMPYLDGIGVLEKISSLDLIKFPRLIILSAIGQDTITQKAISMGIDYYIVKPFNMDTLLQRVREVLNIKESRTLKLYETSSSKYKWREEPNLEILVTNVIHEVGIPAHIKGYIYLRDAIIMVIENMDLLGAVTKELYPAIAKKYNTTPSRVERAIRHAIEVAWGRGKIETIDNIFGYTIQKNKGKPTNSEFIAMIADKLRLELKVS comes from the coding sequence ATGGATAAGAAATACAGAATAGCTATAGTAGATGATAACAAGGAATTCTGTACAATTTTAAAGAGCTATCTTGAAAAAGAGGAGGATTTAGAGATAGTTGGGACTGCCAATGATGGCAATCAAGGACTCAAGATTATACAGGAAATGCAACCTGATCTTGTTATATTGGATATAATTATGCCATATTTAGATGGAATTGGTGTACTGGAAAAGATTTCATCTTTAGACTTGATAAAATTTCCGCGACTGATCATACTGTCAGCGATAGGACAGGATACAATCACTCAGAAAGCGATTTCCATGGGTATAGATTATTACATAGTAAAACCGTTTAACATGGATACATTACTACAGAGGGTCCGCGAGGTACTAAATATAAAAGAATCAAGGACGCTCAAGCTTTATGAGACCTCATCGTCAAAATACAAATGGAGAGAAGAACCAAACCTTGAGATCCTTGTTACCAACGTGATACACGAGGTTGGTATACCTGCACATATAAAAGGGTATATATACTTACGCGATGCAATAATAATGGTAATAGAAAATATGGACCTGCTTGGTGCAGTGACAAAAGAGTTATATCCGGCCATAGCCAAGAAATACAATACTACACCAAGTCGTGTTGAGAGGGCTATAAGACATGCAATTGAGGTGGCCTGGGGGAGGGGCAAGATCGAAACTATAGATAATATATTTGGATATACGATACAAAAGAATAAGGGTAAGCCGACAAATTCCGAATTTATTGCCATGATAGCCGATAAATTAAGACTGGAATTAAAAGTGAGCTGA
- the spoIVB gene encoding SpoIVB peptidase, translating to MNKQKISQILAVFIIFSLIFIDHVFPLRYINDMPDEIRVMEGSQQSFGFKLPRGIKIDFDTSFIQLESEPLTINTIKEGSSSLEFYLFGLLPLKKVTLDVLPGVYVIPGGEPIGVKFKTRGVMVVGLSEVIGIDDRVYRPGRAADIQTGDVILSIDGHEVNSADDITLWLNKVGKDEATLVVERNDKILEKKVKAIKAKSDKNFRLGLWVKDHTAGIGTLTFVTGDDKMFGALGHPITDSSTGEIMTLSEGEIYKTEITSIEEGRRNKPGEIRGVFKDEATPIGYIEKNTAFGIYGYVNDFTGNKRMIPVAFKSEVRTGPAKILIDLDNNGIKAYDVEIQKTVNQSIPSSKSMIINVTDKELLKKTGGIVQGMSGSPIIQNGKLIGAVTHVFVNDPTKGYGVYIEWMMREIETGKYKTVSG from the coding sequence TTGAATAAACAGAAAATATCGCAGATATTGGCTGTTTTTATTATTTTTTCATTGATTTTCATTGATCATGTATTTCCATTACGATATATAAATGATATGCCTGACGAAATAAGAGTTATGGAGGGGTCTCAGCAGAGTTTTGGTTTTAAATTACCAAGGGGGATTAAAATAGATTTTGACACAAGCTTCATACAGCTTGAGAGTGAGCCGCTTACTATAAATACAATAAAGGAAGGCAGTTCAAGCTTAGAGTTTTATCTGTTTGGGTTACTCCCACTTAAAAAAGTGACATTAGATGTTTTACCGGGTGTCTATGTGATACCTGGCGGTGAACCTATCGGAGTAAAGTTTAAAACTCGGGGGGTAATGGTTGTGGGACTTTCTGAGGTAATAGGTATTGACGATAGAGTATACAGGCCTGGCCGGGCAGCTGATATACAGACAGGAGATGTGATACTTTCTATTGACGGGCATGAAGTGAATTCTGCTGATGATATCACACTATGGCTCAATAAGGTTGGCAAGGATGAAGCGACATTAGTAGTTGAAAGAAATGATAAAATATTGGAGAAAAAGGTTAAAGCGATAAAGGCTAAGAGCGATAAAAACTTTAGATTGGGTTTATGGGTAAAGGACCATACGGCAGGTATAGGTACCCTTACCTTTGTTACTGGAGATGATAAAATGTTTGGCGCATTGGGTCATCCAATAACAGATTCGTCTACAGGAGAGATTATGACTCTAAGTGAAGGAGAAATATATAAAACTGAAATAACCTCTATAGAAGAGGGTAGAAGGAATAAACCTGGAGAAATTAGAGGGGTGTTCAAAGATGAAGCAACCCCAATAGGTTATATAGAAAAAAATACAGCTTTTGGCATATATGGCTATGTAAACGACTTCACTGGAAATAAAAGAATGATTCCTGTGGCCTTTAAATCTGAGGTGAGGACAGGCCCGGCAAAAATATTAATAGACCTGGACAATAATGGGATAAAGGCATATGATGTGGAAATACAGAAAACTGTTAACCAGAGTATACCCTCATCGAAGAGCATGATAATCAATGTGACAGATAAAGAGCTTCTCAAAAAGACTGGAGGAATAGTACAGGGGATGAGCGGTAGTCCAATAATACAGAATGGGAAACTTATAGGTGCTGTAACCCATGTGTTTGTAAATGACCCTACAAAAGGGTACGGTGTATATATAGAGTGGATGATGAGAGAGATAGAGACGGGTAAATACAAAACAGTTTCAGGATAA
- the recN gene encoding DNA repair protein RecN, with product MLLSLSIKNFALIESIDVDFTDGLNIFTGETGAGKSIIIDAVNVLLGGRADKDYIRTGTDSAYIEGSFDIQMANEELYSAITEIGLMDSDVLIISREFNQNGKSVSRINGKQYPLNVIKNISSNLLEIVGQNENQSLLNVNNHLKLLDSFGKNQIKQLVKNVQELCSRFEEKNDRFTELHNQEREKARTIDLLEYQLKDIRSANLRIGEDEELEERIKIVKNSKKIFETLKDSYERLYGGTASVIDNLGIIMNGLEKIKDFKEFVEFYNTVSNSYYNLEDTAREIRSYLDTFEYNPDELTWIEERINQINELKRKYGVTIEDILKFKDKIENELLSLKSNTEELSRLGDEIREIQKQYLDNALKLSEMRKKIAKELEIRIKDELKELNMGNCVFKVEFNSNMNTISPTGIDRVEFLISTNPGEPLKPLSKVASGGEMSRILLALKVVFADADRIGTLIFDEIDSGISGHAGQAVATKLMALSKRHQIICITHLPQIASMADEHFKIEKMVIKNSTFTKLRKLNLNERITELSRMISGSNITETSIKNSQEMLKIAQSLKDSVMSK from the coding sequence ATGTTGCTATCTTTAAGTATAAAGAATTTTGCCTTGATTGAATCGATAGACGTTGATTTTACAGACGGCCTAAATATTTTTACCGGCGAAACTGGAGCTGGTAAGTCTATAATTATAGATGCAGTCAATGTACTTTTAGGTGGCAGGGCTGATAAGGACTACATAAGGACAGGTACAGACTCGGCATACATTGAAGGCAGCTTTGATATACAGATGGCGAACGAGGAACTATATTCAGCAATTACAGAAATAGGTCTAATGGATAGTGATGTCCTTATTATCAGCAGAGAGTTCAATCAGAACGGAAAGAGCGTCTCGAGGATTAACGGTAAACAATATCCGCTCAATGTAATAAAGAATATAAGCAGTAATCTATTAGAAATTGTTGGGCAAAACGAGAATCAGAGTCTTTTAAATGTGAATAATCACTTAAAGCTGCTGGATTCTTTTGGTAAAAATCAAATAAAGCAGCTCGTTAAAAATGTACAGGAACTTTGCAGCAGATTTGAGGAAAAGAATGATAGATTTACAGAGTTACATAATCAGGAAAGGGAAAAAGCTCGTACTATAGACCTTTTAGAGTATCAATTGAAGGATATCCGTTCTGCCAATTTACGCATTGGGGAGGACGAGGAATTAGAAGAGAGGATAAAAATAGTAAAAAATTCGAAGAAGATTTTTGAAACTTTAAAGGATTCTTATGAGAGATTATATGGGGGCACTGCGTCCGTTATTGACAACCTTGGTATTATAATGAATGGATTGGAGAAAATTAAAGACTTTAAGGAGTTTGTGGAGTTTTACAATACAGTGAGCAACAGTTATTATAATCTTGAGGATACTGCTAGAGAAATACGGAGTTATCTTGATACCTTTGAATATAATCCTGACGAACTTACATGGATAGAGGAGAGAATAAATCAGATAAACGAGTTGAAACGTAAGTATGGTGTTACTATAGAAGACATACTGAAATTTAAGGATAAAATCGAAAATGAGCTGTTAAGCTTAAAGAGCAATACTGAGGAATTGAGTAGACTTGGCGATGAGATAAGGGAAATTCAAAAACAGTATTTAGACAATGCATTAAAGTTGAGCGAAATGAGGAAAAAAATAGCTAAAGAACTGGAAATTAGAATCAAAGATGAACTTAAAGAATTAAATATGGGAAACTGCGTATTTAAGGTGGAGTTTAACTCCAATATGAATACAATAAGCCCAACCGGTATAGACAGGGTGGAGTTTTTAATATCGACAAACCCAGGGGAGCCATTAAAACCTCTGTCTAAAGTAGCATCGGGTGGTGAGATGTCGAGAATACTTTTGGCATTGAAGGTAGTCTTTGCGGATGCAGACAGAATCGGTACATTGATTTTTGATGAGATAGATAGTGGCATAAGCGGACATGCTGGACAAGCTGTGGCAACAAAGCTCATGGCTTTATCTAAAAGGCACCAGATAATATGCATAACGCACCTGCCTCAAATAGCCTCTATGGCGGATGAGCATTTTAAAATTGAGAAAATGGTTATAAAAAATTCAACTTTTACCAAGTTGAGGAAGTTAAATCTAAATGAGCGGATAACAGAACTCTCAAGGATGATAAGCGGCAGCAATATAACCGAAACCTCTATTAAAAATTCCCAGGAAATGCTAAAAATAGCACAATCCCTTAAAGATTCAGTTATGTCAAAGTAG
- a CDS encoding arginine repressor, producing MKIARHAKILDLIERKPIETQEELAEELKKEGIDVTQATVSRDIKELRLVKVLTENGHYRYAPLKQQDEGIMNRLTTLLSESLVRVDYSGNIVVLKTLSGTAMAAAAAIDAINMNEIVGSLAGDDTIFLIIREGFLASEVANRFNKYIK from the coding sequence ATGAAAATAGCGCGTCATGCTAAAATTCTTGATTTGATAGAGAGAAAACCGATAGAGACACAGGAAGAGCTTGCAGAGGAGTTGAAGAAAGAGGGAATAGATGTAACTCAGGCCACAGTGTCAAGGGATATAAAGGAATTAAGACTGGTAAAGGTTTTAACTGAAAATGGTCATTACAGGTATGCTCCATTAAAACAGCAGGATGAGGGTATAATGAACAGACTCACCACACTTTTAAGTGAATCTTTGGTAAGAGTGGATTATTCAGGGAATATAGTGGTGCTAAAGACTCTTTCCGGGACTGCTATGGCGGCAGCAGCAGCTATTGATGCCATCAACATGAATGAGATTGTTGGTTCGCTGGCTGGTGATGATACGATATTTCTCATTATCAGAGAAGGTTTTCTCGCCAGTGAGGTCGCAAACCGGTTTAATAAATACATCAAATAA
- a CDS encoding NAD(+)/NADH kinase, with protein sequence MKNIGVISNIQKDTEFQITISAVKYIEEMECKPLLNEFMAYKIGRKELGLKLWEIYKNCDFVVVLGGDGTLLSVARQCAPYGKPILGVNLGHLGFLTDVEYAEMYKALNKCIMDDYYIDERMMLEAVILKNGVEMESYTALNDIGITKGSFSRMIHLKTYVDDDYVDTYSADGLIISSPTGSTAYSLSAGGPICTPNIELLIITPICPHTLYSRSIIASPESTVRVTILDENQDIMLTVDGQQGYKLNLGDEVIVRKSQYDTKLIKTSGKSFFNVLRTKLKE encoded by the coding sequence ATGAAAAACATTGGTGTAATATCCAATATACAGAAAGATACGGAGTTCCAGATCACCATTTCCGCTGTTAAATACATTGAAGAGATGGAATGTAAACCTCTCTTAAATGAGTTTATGGCGTACAAAATTGGAAGAAAGGAATTGGGTTTAAAACTATGGGAAATATATAAAAACTGCGATTTTGTTGTGGTATTGGGCGGAGATGGAACACTCTTGAGCGTAGCAAGGCAATGTGCGCCCTATGGTAAGCCTATACTGGGTGTAAATCTTGGCCACCTTGGCTTTTTAACTGATGTGGAGTACGCAGAAATGTATAAGGCGTTGAATAAATGTATCATGGATGATTACTATATTGACGAGAGAATGATGCTGGAGGCTGTGATATTAAAAAATGGGGTGGAGATGGAGAGCTACACTGCACTGAATGACATTGGTATAACCAAAGGTTCATTTTCCAGGATGATACACTTAAAAACATATGTGGACGATGATTATGTCGACACATATTCCGCTGATGGGCTGATCATATCAAGTCCTACGGGCTCTACCGCTTATTCACTATCGGCAGGCGGCCCCATATGTACGCCAAACATAGAACTATTAATAATCACTCCAATATGTCCACATACCTTATATTCGCGGTCAATCATTGCTTCACCGGAAAGTACAGTAAGGGTTACCATCCTTGATGAGAATCAGGATATAATGTTGACTGTAGATGGACAGCAAGGGTATAAACTCAATTTAGGAGATGAAGTCATTGTGAGGAAGTCACAATATGATACAAAATTGATAAAAACCTCAGGAAAATCATTTTTTAATGTTCTCAGGACCAAGTTAAAAGAATGA
- a CDS encoding TlyA family RNA methyltransferase: protein MNNKERLDVLVFNKGLATSREAARKLIMAGSVLVNGKVSDKPGMSVDVNSEIELKEGLPYVSRGGLKIKRAIDEFGISVHNKVAVDIGASTGGFTDCLLQEGAARVYSVDVGYGQLAEKLRRDDRVRVVERKNARYLTEDDIGEKVDIITIDVSFISLDKIFRPAASLLKDDGIIISLIKPQFEAGREHIGKKGVVKDRNIHLMVIENVLLSAQKEGLFMKDITYSPIRGPKGNIEFLSLFSKVPPLLDMDKIRCTVETAHEELSGGNL from the coding sequence ATGAACAATAAAGAAAGACTGGATGTGCTTGTCTTTAATAAAGGCCTGGCCACCAGCAGAGAGGCAGCGAGGAAATTGATAATGGCTGGTAGCGTGCTTGTAAACGGTAAGGTCTCGGATAAACCTGGTATGTCTGTTGATGTAAACTCTGAGATAGAATTAAAGGAAGGTCTACCATATGTGAGCAGAGGTGGACTTAAAATAAAGAGGGCAATTGACGAATTTGGCATTTCAGTACATAACAAAGTGGCTGTAGATATAGGGGCATCCACTGGTGGTTTTACTGACTGTCTTCTGCAGGAAGGAGCAGCAAGGGTATATTCTGTAGATGTAGGTTATGGCCAGCTAGCCGAAAAACTGCGAAGAGATGATAGGGTAAGGGTGGTTGAGAGGAAAAATGCCAGATATCTTACTGAAGACGACATAGGAGAGAAAGTGGATATAATAACCATTGATGTCTCATTTATTTCCCTGGACAAGATATTCAGACCGGCAGCCTCACTCTTAAAAGATGATGGAATTATAATATCATTAATAAAGCCACAGTTTGAAGCCGGCAGAGAACATATAGGGAAAAAAGGGGTGGTAAAGGACAGAAATATACATCTGATGGTAATAGAAAATGTGCTTTTATCAGCCCAAAAAGAAGGACTTTTTATGAAGGACATTACCTACTCACCTATTAGAGGTCCCAAGGGTAACATTGAATTTCTTTCCCTTTTTAGCAAGGTTCCGCCTTTATTGGACATGGATAAAATACGTTGCACTGTTGAAACTGCTCATGAGGAACTTTCAGGAGGTAATTTATGA
- the dxs gene encoding 1-deoxy-D-xylulose-5-phosphate synthase: protein MYKYLDKINSPADIKRLKTYELNAVAKEIRDFLVQNVSKTGGHLASNLGVVELTIALLTVFDFPEDKIVWDVGHQSYVYKILTGRRDRFNTLRQMGGISGFPKRQESIFDMFGTGHASTSISAALGMARARDLEGKDFQVVAVIGDGALTGGIALEGLNDAGRSNTDILIVLNDNEMSISHNVGGLSLYLSQLRAAPVYSKIKEDVKQKLKHVPVLGDKMTRTIERAKEGIKYLIIPGMFFEDLGYTYLGPVDGHDISSLIKIFEVSIDIKGPKIVHAITKKGYGYGPAEKSPARFHGVDPFDINTGETIVHKNGKTFSKIFGEELVQIAEKDRRIVAITAAMEDGTGLAEFSKKFPDRFFDVGIAEQHAVTMAAGLASLGFIPVFAVYSTFLQRGFDQIIHDVCMQNLHVVLAIDRAGLVGHDGETHHGVFDISYLSMIPNMTIMSPRNGAELKAMLKFAVKHEGPVSIRYPRGYTNDEGSVDDIKYGKAELVEQGDDLSIICEGMMCNTVLSILEEIKRLGIHPDVINIRFIKPIDEDLIVSSIKKTGRVIIVENNVVKGGLGSSILQIIAEKNIKNVKIKLLGIPDRFISHGSQEELYKLCGLDADSIKKHILEMVDDNEQ, encoded by the coding sequence ATGTATAAGTATCTTGATAAAATAAACTCACCTGCTGATATCAAGAGATTGAAAACTTATGAATTGAATGCCGTTGCAAAGGAAATAAGGGATTTCCTTGTCCAAAATGTATCTAAAACAGGTGGACATCTTGCATCAAATTTAGGTGTTGTAGAGCTTACTATTGCACTATTGACTGTATTTGATTTTCCAGAGGATAAAATAGTCTGGGATGTGGGGCACCAGTCTTATGTGTACAAAATACTGACTGGAAGAAGAGACAGATTTAATACCCTAAGGCAGATGGGCGGTATCAGTGGATTTCCAAAGAGGCAGGAGAGTATATTTGATATGTTTGGGACAGGACATGCCAGCACTTCAATCTCTGCTGCACTTGGGATGGCAAGGGCCAGGGACCTTGAAGGCAAGGATTTTCAGGTTGTGGCAGTTATAGGCGATGGAGCTCTCACTGGAGGCATAGCCCTTGAGGGATTAAACGATGCCGGAAGAAGTAACACAGATATACTCATTGTATTAAACGATAACGAAATGTCTATATCCCATAATGTTGGTGGACTTTCACTGTATTTAAGCCAGTTGAGGGCAGCTCCCGTGTATTCTAAGATAAAAGAGGATGTTAAGCAAAAGCTGAAGCATGTTCCTGTTTTAGGCGACAAAATGACAAGGACTATAGAGAGGGCTAAGGAAGGTATAAAATATCTGATAATTCCTGGTATGTTTTTTGAGGATTTGGGATATACGTATCTTGGACCTGTGGATGGCCATGATATTTCTTCTTTAATAAAGATTTTTGAGGTCTCTATAGATATAAAAGGACCTAAAATAGTTCATGCTATAACAAAAAAGGGATATGGATACGGTCCTGCAGAGAAAAGTCCCGCTAGATTTCATGGAGTGGATCCTTTTGATATAAACACTGGGGAAACGATAGTACATAAAAATGGGAAAACATTTTCGAAAATTTTTGGTGAGGAATTGGTGCAGATAGCAGAAAAAGACAGAAGAATAGTTGCTATTACTGCTGCTATGGAGGATGGCACAGGTCTTGCAGAATTTTCAAAAAAATTTCCTGATAGATTTTTTGATGTGGGAATAGCGGAACAACATGCTGTAACCATGGCAGCCGGCCTGGCCTCACTAGGATTTATCCCTGTCTTTGCTGTCTACTCCACTTTTTTACAGAGAGGGTTTGACCAGATTATACATGATGTCTGTATGCAGAACCTCCATGTGGTGCTTGCGATAGATAGGGCTGGACTGGTGGGCCATGATGGTGAGACTCATCATGGGGTGTTTGATATCTCCTATTTAAGTATGATACCAAATATGACCATAATGTCGCCCAGGAATGGCGCAGAACTTAAGGCTATGCTTAAGTTTGCTGTAAAGCATGAAGGGCCTGTGTCTATAAGGTATCCACGAGGATATACAAATGATGAAGGAAGTGTAGATGATATAAAGTACGGTAAGGCAGAATTAGTTGAACAAGGGGATGACCTCTCTATTATATGCGAAGGTATGATGTGTAATACGGTTTTAAGTATACTGGAAGAGATTAAGAGATTGGGTATACACCCCGATGTTATAAATATTAGATTTATTAAGCCTATTGATGAGGATTTGATTGTATCTTCTATAAAGAAGACAGGAAGGGTGATTATTGTTGAAAATAATGTTGTTAAGGGTGGGCTGGGTAGCAGCATTTTGCAAATTATTGCTGAAAAAAATATAAAAAATGTTAAAATAAAATTGTTGGGCATACCAGATAGGTTTATTTCCCATGGCAGTCAGGAAGAGCTATATAAGTTATGTGGCCTTGATGCTGACTCAATAAAAAAGCATATTCTGGAAATGGTGGACGATAATGAACAATAA
- a CDS encoding polyprenyl synthetase family protein, with protein sequence MVTERNLDFKEEFQKKLSIIEDGLKTYLPHEDEKPEIIHQAMRYSVSSGGKRIRPILAMATYEMFDRDVKYILPVACAIEYIHTYSLIHDDLPAMDNDDFRRGKPTSHRVFGEAIAILAGDALLTHAFNVIYESALTYSERMKLYVLAGKEIAEACDSKGLVGGQVIDINSVSIIDTSEKLMDMDIRKTGCLIRASVVAGAIIGGAGSSDILYLNTFGEKLGLAFQVQDDILDYKENEIFPDKPTYTSILGIEGAREYVKKLSKDAIDSLNIFGDKAAFLRNLTMSLIDRKA encoded by the coding sequence GTGGTAACGGAGAGAAACTTGGATTTTAAAGAGGAATTTCAAAAAAAGTTATCTATAATAGAGGATGGTCTTAAAACTTATCTTCCACACGAAGATGAAAAACCCGAAATAATTCATCAGGCCATGAGATACAGTGTCTCTTCTGGTGGCAAGAGAATCAGGCCAATACTGGCCATGGCAACCTATGAGATGTTTGATAGGGACGTTAAGTATATACTCCCGGTAGCGTGTGCCATAGAATATATACACACCTATTCACTTATTCATGACGACCTCCCTGCAATGGATAATGATGACTTCAGGCGTGGAAAGCCAACATCTCACAGGGTATTTGGCGAGGCAATAGCTATACTGGCAGGTGATGCACTGCTCACTCATGCTTTTAATGTGATATATGAGTCGGCACTTACATATAGTGAGCGAATGAAGCTTTATGTGTTGGCTGGTAAAGAGATAGCAGAGGCATGTGACAGCAAAGGCCTTGTAGGTGGACAGGTCATAGATATTAACTCTGTATCCATAATAGATACCTCTGAAAAGTTAATGGATATGGACATTAGAAAAACTGGATGCCTGATCAGAGCCAGCGTGGTGGCAGGAGCTATAATTGGCGGTGCTGGAAGTAGTGATATATTATATCTTAATACATTTGGTGAAAAGTTGGGCCTGGCCTTTCAGGTGCAGGATGACATATTGGATTATAAGGAGAATGAAATATTCCCTGATAAACCCACATACACATCCATTTTGGGTATTGAGGGTGCCAGGGAGTATGTAAAAAAGCTTTCAAAGGATGCAATAGATTCATTAAACATATTTGGTGATAAAGCTGCATTTTTAAGGAATCTTACCATGAGTCTTATTGACAGGAAAGCATAA
- the xseB gene encoding exodeoxyribonuclease VII small subunit — MDFEGAMKRLEDIVNILQQGNLGLEESVNLFEEGIRLSNYCRDALVRARMRVNILMEENGLYKEVKYEGGNGEKLGF, encoded by the coding sequence ATGGATTTTGAGGGTGCGATGAAGCGACTAGAAGATATCGTAAATATTCTTCAACAGGGGAACCTAGGCTTGGAGGAGTCTGTAAATCTATTTGAAGAGGGTATTAGACTTTCAAATTATTGCAGGGATGCATTGGTAAGAGCAAGGATGAGGGTAAATATCCTGATGGAAGAAAATGGTTTATATAAGGAGGTCAAATACGAGGGTGGTAACGGAGAGAAACTTGGATTTTAA